GCCGAGTTCGTGGGCCAGCGTGTACATCGAGGTGACGTCGTCCTGGTAGTTCATCAGGATGAACGGCTGGGTGTCGTAGGTTCCCCCGGAGTAGGCGCCCGCGCGCTTCCCCTCGTTCTCGTAGACGTCGACCCAGCGGGAGTCGAGGCCCTCCGCGACGCGGGACTGGTAGTCCTCGCCGAGCGGGGCGACCGCGTCGACGACGTACTGTGCGGCGTCGTCGTACTCGATATCGGGACCCTCGTCGCCGGTCAGCGGCATGTAGAGGTCCCACATCTCGAGTTCGTCGACGCCGAGGGCCTCGCGCTTGAGTTCGGCGTGCGTGTGCAGATGCTCGAGGTTGTCGTTGACGCTCTCGACGAGGGTGTCGTAGACAGAAACCGGCACGTTCGGGCCGTCGAGGGCGGCCTCGCGGGCGGTGTCGTAGTTGCGGGCCTGGGCCAGCTTCACGTCGGCTTTGACGCTGTTCTTGTACGTCGAGGCGACCGTGTTGCGCATCGACTCCCACTCGTCGAAGTACGCCTCGTGAACCTGCCGGCGGAACTCGCGGTCGGTGCGCTTGAGCAGGTTCGTGAAGTTGCTCTGGGTGATCTCGACGGGCTCCCCGTCCGGGTCCTCCACCGTCGGAAACGTCATGTCCGCGTTCGAGAGCATGTTGTAGACGTCGCCGGTCGCCCCCGTCACCTCGCTCAGGTCGGCGAGCAGCGCCTCGACCTCCGCCGAGCGGGTGTGCGGCTTCATCCGCAGGACGTCGTCGACGTAGTGGTCGTACAGCTCGAGTTCCGGCGCTTCCTCGACCATCTCGTCGAACTCCTCGCGGGTCAGCGCCTGGATCTCGGGGTCGATGAAGGAGGCGGCCGACTGGGCGTCCGCCGCCAGCGACTGGGCGCGGGCGCTCATCGCCTGGTACTCCTGGTTCGCCGTGTCCTCGTCGCTTCGCATTCGGGCGTAAGAGAACACCGTCGACACCTCGCGCATGAGCCGATCGCGCAGCTCCAGCACCGCCAGGAGGGTCTCGCCGTCGTCGGTCGCCTGCCCCTCGTAGGCCGCGAGTTCCTCGATCGTCTCGGCGGTCTCCTCGTAGGCGGACTCCCAGTCCTCGTCGGTCGCGTAGATGCTCTCGAGATCCCACGTGTACTGCTCGTCGATCTCGGAGCGGTCGGGTACCGAACTCATGAACGCCGTTTCGGAACGGAGGTGGTAAAGGTTGCCGAACCGGCGCGGCGGGCGCCGACCTGAGCGTTTTTCTCGTTTCCGCGTGAGTGTGGGCCATGAACGAGTCAGCGGAGACGACCGGAGACGAGACCGGAGACGAAGCGACCTTCGAGCGGGCGCTCGGGGCCGCGTGGCACGACGACCGGGCCTGGGAACTGCTCACGGAACTCACGCAGCTCGGGAGCCGAATGGGCGGCTCTCCCGGCGAGCGTCGGGGCGCCGAGTTCGTCCGCGAGGCGTTTCTCGAGGCCGGCGTCCGGGATCCGACCATCGAGGAGTTTCCGATGAACTACTGGGAGCGCGGCACGACCGAGTTCGCCGTCACCGAACCCGTCGAACGCTCCTTCGAAGCGATCGCCTTGCCCTACAGCGCGGCGGGCGACGTCGAGGGGCCGCTG
Above is a genomic segment from Natrononativus amylolyticus containing:
- the pepF gene encoding oligoendopeptidase F, with protein sequence MSSVPDRSEIDEQYTWDLESIYATDEDWESAYEETAETIEELAAYEGQATDDGETLLAVLELRDRLMREVSTVFSYARMRSDEDTANQEYQAMSARAQSLAADAQSAASFIDPEIQALTREEFDEMVEEAPELELYDHYVDDVLRMKPHTRSAEVEALLADLSEVTGATGDVYNMLSNADMTFPTVEDPDGEPVEITQSNFTNLLKRTDREFRRQVHEAYFDEWESMRNTVASTYKNSVKADVKLAQARNYDTAREAALDGPNVPVSVYDTLVESVNDNLEHLHTHAELKREALGVDELEMWDLYMPLTGDEGPDIEYDDAAQYVVDAVAPLGEDYQSRVAEGLDSRWVDVYENEGKRAGAYSGGTYDTQPFILMNYQDDVTSMYTLAHELGHSMHSELTKEAQPYVYSGYEIFVAEVASTVNEALLTNHLLETVEEPALRRAVLNEFAERVRSTLYRQTLFAEFEHRAHELEESGEPLTADRLDELYHGLKSTYYEPANADDRIAREWMRIPHFYRAFYVYQYATGISAALAISEDVLANGADAAENYLEFLRRGSREYPLELLRIAGIDMSTSEPIDRALATYGERLEELDSLLT